The following coding sequences are from one Thiohalorhabdus sp. Cl-TMA window:
- a CDS encoding carboxypeptidase-like regulatory domain-containing protein: MRESGVLSRIMAGVLAAATLIIAGCGGGGGGSSSGGTGYTVSGVVTDPPVEGAAVRLEDADGDVLTLIERTDARGRFSFSLDGPPPSGARIVARGGVDTVTGQDFQGLELSAPYDADSGKSHVTPLTTLVERRMQKRGASLQDARSRVADLLDLDPAAVTADPAGDASAQRASMLAAELLVALRGSEEPLARAAEALEGSSGQFDQAAAALSGDSDLSSRIRERLEGVERRAEALMDRPAGSGASAQEIIAALGQINIRDGLRTYLEDQGLTPDDDQVATLAEAIWQGAGGTAAPAGSPALLNSIRYILDQHGIAAADLATSGQSLPTGAVAADSVLPSLMASRVIDHTIPLASGEALGTDNQVRLDYFFRSDVSPYYRTEQLISDVYDDGARDPVYVNVAAGLAGAGLLEQAELVLQANIFQPPQRAEAMRQVGNAQHAIGDTETAHSYWKDALRTYEDYFDSARGDVENMTSDDAKFFQNLRSSFRRGGYDEDADRAMELVRSFIDANGGSYTTAYGRLTTAARDAAEDAVAAIEEQGPDNGRQEQAESALDLFGDAVYGLGTTGVACNLRSMHLVDYADLALQLADQTAASEAVTDYESLATGATGDCSGFAVGRAGDMASVYGRLGLVSEFNDLVDNYVEPADADDAAEARARLAVYEALDMARNGNVSAAITTVEDAQENIQAQIEYLTTVGSGGGRGGRPYLARLLWQEGEKSAARQVADAAWGLAVSDGYAQEASDAPGTFVGQGCRKVARLYEWLEQPEKAKSRARACADRAQEVFAGSTTDNQAKTAEQLGYLHLWVGLTDEALAFSDSLYGVGSYLAEAEERVKNRRRVAELRSSAGETARAMQALKEAVAKHLPRVASTSGDDEALVDALYQARWTARAYLDIVTDVRERVTENGMASQQQQDWVDEARGRVSALLTDGGNLSGWAGARAFLDALNDPEERADTGSLVVGLLAAARDYDNAEELARAAEQDPVRNARLVKIAEGLGGQTIDMDGIVGVEGWDDFPGTNVAHYDHDGDGEPDFFSKQSTSSERASSALRLDTDIDGDGDPDTSDRTPYCDTCQT; the protein is encoded by the coding sequence ATGCGGGAATCGGGAGTACTGAGCCGGATCATGGCAGGCGTCCTCGCGGCTGCCACCCTGATCATCGCCGGGTGCGGCGGTGGGGGCGGCGGTTCGTCGTCGGGCGGGACGGGATACACGGTCAGCGGCGTGGTGACCGATCCGCCCGTGGAAGGGGCGGCCGTCCGTCTGGAGGATGCGGACGGGGACGTGCTAACCCTGATCGAGCGTACGGACGCGCGAGGACGCTTCAGCTTCAGTCTCGACGGCCCGCCCCCTTCCGGTGCGCGGATCGTGGCCCGCGGCGGGGTGGACACGGTGACCGGGCAGGACTTCCAGGGACTGGAGCTGTCCGCGCCCTATGACGCCGATAGCGGCAAGAGCCACGTAACCCCGCTGACCACGCTGGTGGAGCGGCGCATGCAGAAGCGGGGCGCATCGCTGCAGGACGCCCGGAGCCGGGTTGCCGACCTGCTGGACCTTGATCCGGCCGCGGTCACCGCGGATCCGGCGGGCGACGCATCCGCGCAGCGGGCCAGCATGCTGGCCGCCGAGCTGCTGGTGGCCCTGCGTGGATCGGAGGAGCCCTTGGCGCGCGCCGCGGAGGCCCTGGAGGGCAGCTCCGGCCAGTTCGATCAGGCGGCGGCCGCCCTGTCGGGCGATTCGGACCTTTCCTCGCGGATCCGGGAACGTCTGGAAGGCGTCGAACGCCGGGCCGAGGCCTTGATGGATAGGCCCGCGGGCTCCGGAGCCTCCGCCCAGGAGATCATCGCCGCCCTCGGGCAGATCAATATCCGGGACGGCCTTCGGACCTATCTGGAGGACCAGGGACTGACCCCCGATGACGACCAAGTGGCCACCCTCGCGGAGGCCATCTGGCAGGGCGCGGGCGGGACCGCCGCCCCGGCCGGCAGCCCGGCGCTGCTCAACTCGATCCGCTACATCCTGGACCAGCACGGCATCGCCGCGGCGGACCTGGCCACTTCCGGCCAATCCCTGCCCACCGGTGCCGTCGCCGCGGACTCGGTGCTGCCGAGCCTCATGGCCTCGCGGGTGATCGACCACACCATTCCGCTGGCTTCCGGCGAGGCCCTGGGCACCGACAACCAGGTCCGCCTGGACTACTTCTTCCGGTCCGACGTTTCGCCGTACTACCGGACCGAGCAGCTCATCAGCGACGTCTACGACGATGGCGCGCGCGACCCGGTCTACGTGAACGTGGCCGCCGGCCTGGCCGGTGCCGGCCTTCTTGAGCAGGCCGAGCTGGTGCTGCAGGCCAACATCTTCCAGCCTCCGCAGCGAGCCGAGGCCATGCGGCAAGTGGGCAACGCGCAGCACGCCATTGGCGATACCGAGACGGCCCACTCTTACTGGAAGGATGCGCTGCGCACTTACGAGGACTATTTCGATAGCGCTCGGGGCGACGTGGAGAACATGACCAGCGATGACGCCAAGTTCTTCCAGAATCTGCGGAGTAGCTTCAGGCGTGGCGGCTACGACGAGGATGCCGATCGGGCCATGGAGCTGGTGCGCTCCTTCATCGATGCCAACGGAGGCTCCTACACCACCGCCTATGGCCGGCTTACCACCGCCGCCCGGGACGCCGCCGAGGACGCCGTGGCGGCCATCGAGGAACAGGGCCCGGACAATGGCAGGCAGGAACAGGCCGAAAGCGCCCTCGACCTGTTCGGAGACGCGGTATACGGGCTCGGCACTACGGGAGTGGCATGCAACCTGCGCTCGATGCATCTGGTCGACTACGCCGATCTGGCCTTGCAGTTAGCGGACCAGACTGCGGCAAGCGAAGCGGTTACCGATTACGAGTCCCTGGCGACGGGAGCTACCGGTGACTGCTCCGGTTTCGCTGTCGGCCGGGCCGGGGACATGGCCTCCGTCTATGGCCGCCTGGGGCTGGTCTCCGAGTTCAACGATCTGGTGGACAATTATGTGGAGCCGGCGGACGCGGATGACGCCGCCGAGGCCCGCGCCCGGTTGGCCGTCTACGAAGCCCTGGACATGGCCCGCAATGGCAACGTCTCGGCGGCGATCACCACCGTTGAGGACGCCCAGGAGAACATCCAGGCCCAGATCGAGTACCTGACCACCGTGGGCTCCGGTGGCGGCCGCGGTGGGCGACCCTACCTCGCCCGGCTCCTGTGGCAAGAGGGCGAAAAATCCGCCGCCCGGCAGGTAGCCGACGCCGCTTGGGGCCTGGCCGTCTCCGATGGCTATGCCCAGGAGGCCAGCGATGCTCCCGGGACTTTCGTGGGGCAGGGCTGCCGCAAGGTGGCGCGGCTCTACGAGTGGCTGGAGCAGCCCGAAAAGGCAAAGAGCCGCGCACGGGCCTGCGCTGACCGGGCCCAGGAGGTTTTCGCCGGGTCTACCACCGACAACCAGGCGAAAACGGCCGAGCAGCTCGGCTATCTCCACCTTTGGGTGGGGTTGACGGACGAGGCCCTCGCCTTTTCTGACAGCCTCTACGGGGTTGGCTCCTACCTTGCCGAGGCCGAGGAACGAGTGAAGAACCGGCGGCGAGTGGCCGAGCTGCGCAGCAGTGCCGGGGAGACCGCGCGGGCAATGCAAGCCCTGAAGGAAGCGGTGGCGAAGCACCTGCCGCGAGTCGCCAGCACCAGCGGCGACGACGAGGCCCTCGTCGATGCGCTGTACCAAGCCCGGTGGACCGCGCGTGCCTATCTGGACATTGTCACCGACGTCCGCGAGCGGGTCACCGAGAACGGCATGGCCTCCCAACAGCAGCAGGATTGGGTGGACGAGGCGCGCGGCCGCGTATCCGCCCTGTTGACCGACGGCGGAAATCTGTCGGGCTGGGCGGGCGCCCGGGCCTTCCTGGATGCCTTGAACGATCCGGAAGAGCGCGCCGACACGGGCTCTTTGGTGGTGGGGCTCCTGGCCGCCGCCCGCGACTACGACAATGCCGAGGAGCTCGCCCGTGCCGCTGAGCAGGATCCGGTGCGCAATGCTCGCCTCGTCAAGATCGCCGAGGGCCTGGGCGGCCAGACGATCGATATGGACGGCATCGTTGGCGTAGAGGGCTGGGACGACTTCCCCGGCACCAACGTGGCCCACTACGACCACGACGGCGACGGCGAGCCGGATTTCTTCAGCAAGCAGAGCACGTCGAGCGAGCGGGCCTCCTCCGCGCTGCGGCTGGACACCGACATCGACGGCGACGGCGATCCGGACACGTCCGACCGGACGCCCTACTGCGATACCTGCCAGACGTAA
- a CDS encoding TonB-dependent receptor plug domain-containing protein — protein sequence MNIPPIDGSPASLRLLTPLWPVLVAVLFAPAAEAEEASSGSGPESTQLEDIDVRPQASTPLSGDDTGAGGYSFDREYLERFGGLDGSLDGVLRMVPGLQFGEEARSADSASDLRPESISISGGRYYQNQFLLDGMSISNQLDPAADNSSAINDVPGHEQSQFIDSSLLGEVRVFDANVPAAYGGFTGGVVEMETRRAGPEPEASLSYSTTRSDWVDYRVYTEDWDGGGRPPEAPDTPTYRRDRVALSYAAPVGEASGVVLGLNRAMSREPVVSLGETRTQRQLNHNAMAKLTTPVGMDGLLDVSATYAPFRSERLTKDARESAYTITGGGYGLSATLDYIGDRLDHEWELGANYSENSRSAPKDFFNWANTRSRDWGRRADVGKSREGGFGDLDKYQASVTGQWRADTGKHWVGPVGLRHRFGAKLSHRRYRFRREETLYIYQDAVVNSAVQCRGNDYDCVQEEQYFSGRNVYQADDVSVALNKGALFGEATFSYKRLTTTLGLRYSYDDFLQNHNLAYRSRATLDLFGDRGTVLRAGLNRYYGAALLTYKLREARKPYYRQYRGTEQNVVGEWQRDAGQGSYRYVFDGLNTPYSDERMLGLEQDLFGGRFRLQLVERRNRDEFARTTTPTRPDGYRYYLMSNKGSSRYRGISVGWYAELGSTLVNLHASYSKTETSNADYEDPVDDTSPSDHVYYDGKRIRYGKLDVLRKDFARPWVANLALTQPIGERLTASLSTRYRGRYTNIVSTGETRRGEQVDNGSGGTTYEQLEVYEQTTRPATFISDLKVTYEQPIVGSHTVTLQAQIKNLFNQRTHTVAEGQSGVEMGRYYWLSARYGF from the coding sequence ATGAACATCCCACCGATCGATGGATCGCCGGCCTCGTTGCGCCTCCTTACGCCCTTGTGGCCCGTGCTGGTGGCCGTGCTCTTTGCACCCGCCGCGGAAGCGGAGGAGGCTTCCAGCGGCTCCGGCCCGGAGTCCACGCAGCTGGAGGACATCGACGTCCGGCCACAGGCGTCGACGCCCCTGTCCGGTGACGACACGGGCGCCGGGGGCTACAGCTTCGACCGGGAATACCTGGAGCGCTTCGGCGGCCTCGACGGCAGCCTGGATGGCGTGCTGCGCATGGTGCCCGGTCTGCAGTTCGGGGAGGAGGCCCGGAGCGCCGATTCGGCGTCCGATCTCCGGCCCGAGTCCATCTCCATCTCGGGCGGGCGCTACTATCAAAATCAGTTCCTGCTCGACGGCATGAGCATCAGCAACCAGCTGGACCCGGCCGCGGATAACTCCAGCGCCATCAACGACGTGCCGGGGCACGAGCAGTCCCAGTTCATCGACAGCTCGCTGCTCGGCGAGGTGCGCGTTTTCGATGCCAACGTGCCGGCGGCGTACGGCGGTTTCACGGGCGGCGTGGTGGAGATGGAGACCCGGCGTGCCGGACCGGAGCCGGAGGCGAGCCTCTCCTACAGCACCACGCGCAGCGACTGGGTGGACTACCGGGTCTATACGGAGGACTGGGACGGCGGTGGGCGGCCGCCGGAGGCGCCCGATACGCCCACCTACCGGCGCGACCGCGTGGCGCTCAGCTATGCCGCGCCGGTGGGCGAGGCCTCCGGGGTGGTGCTGGGCCTGAACCGCGCCATGTCGCGCGAGCCGGTGGTCTCCCTGGGGGAGACGCGCACCCAGCGCCAGCTCAACCACAACGCCATGGCCAAGCTCACCACCCCGGTGGGCATGGACGGCCTGCTGGACGTGAGCGCCACCTACGCGCCCTTCCGCAGTGAGCGGCTCACCAAGGACGCCCGCGAAAGCGCCTACACCATTACCGGCGGCGGCTACGGACTGAGCGCCACGCTGGACTACATCGGCGACCGCCTGGACCACGAGTGGGAGCTCGGCGCCAACTACAGCGAGAACAGCCGCTCGGCGCCCAAGGACTTCTTCAACTGGGCCAACACCCGCAGCCGCGACTGGGGCCGCCGGGCGGATGTGGGCAAGAGCCGCGAGGGCGGCTTCGGGGACCTGGACAAGTATCAGGCCAGCGTCACGGGCCAGTGGCGCGCCGATACCGGAAAACACTGGGTGGGTCCGGTGGGCCTCCGGCACAGATTCGGCGCCAAGCTCAGCCACCGGCGCTACCGGTTCCGCCGTGAGGAGACCCTCTACATCTACCAGGACGCGGTGGTGAATAGCGCGGTCCAGTGCCGCGGCAACGACTACGACTGCGTCCAGGAGGAGCAGTACTTCTCGGGCCGCAACGTCTACCAGGCCGACGACGTCTCCGTGGCCCTGAACAAGGGAGCGTTATTCGGCGAGGCCACCTTCTCCTACAAGCGCCTGACCACCACCCTGGGTCTGCGCTACTCCTACGACGACTTCCTGCAGAACCACAACCTCGCCTATCGCTCCCGGGCCACCCTGGACCTCTTCGGCGATCGCGGCACGGTCCTGCGCGCCGGGCTCAACCGCTACTACGGCGCCGCCCTGCTCACCTACAAGCTGCGCGAGGCCCGTAAGCCCTACTACCGGCAGTACCGGGGCACCGAGCAGAACGTGGTGGGCGAGTGGCAACGGGATGCCGGCCAGGGCAGCTACCGGTACGTATTCGACGGGCTGAATACCCCCTACAGCGACGAGCGCATGCTCGGCCTGGAGCAGGACCTGTTCGGTGGGCGGTTTCGTCTACAGCTGGTGGAGCGCCGCAACCGGGACGAATTCGCCCGCACCACCACCCCGACCCGGCCCGACGGCTACCGCTATTACCTGATGAGCAATAAGGGCAGCAGCCGCTACCGCGGCATCTCCGTGGGCTGGTACGCGGAGCTCGGCTCCACCCTGGTGAACCTTCACGCCAGCTACTCGAAGACGGAGACCAGCAACGCCGACTACGAGGATCCGGTGGACGACACCAGCCCCAGCGATCACGTCTATTACGACGGCAAGCGCATCCGCTACGGAAAGCTGGACGTGCTGCGGAAGGATTTCGCCCGTCCCTGGGTGGCCAACCTGGCCCTGACGCAGCCCATCGGCGAGCGGCTGACGGCCAGCCTGAGCACGCGCTACCGGGGGCGCTACACCAACATCGTCAGCACCGGCGAGACGCGGCGCGGTGAGCAGGTGGACAACGGCAGCGGCGGAACCACCTACGAGCAGCTGGAGGTCTACGAGCAGACCACCCGTCCTGCCACCTTTATCAGCGACCTCAAGGTGACCTACGAGCAGCCCATCGTCGGCAGCCACACGGTCACGCTCCAGGCCCAGATCAAGAACCTCTTCAACCAGCGGACCCACACCGTTGCCGAAGGACAATCGGGCGTCGAGATGGGCCGGTACTACTGGCTGAGCGCCCGTTACGGGTTCTAG